ATCACGTTTTGGGACATGTATCCGCCGCGGCTTCCCCACCACGCCCCATACCCTGACCACCAGCCTTGTCCGCCTTCACTGATGGTCAGCACTTTCCCTACTGTCCGTCCGGCGTCGGTGGCCAGTGCGTCCGCCTTCTCTTTGGCGGCTTTGATCGCCAGCGTGCGCGCCTGGTCCCGATACTTGCGCATTTCCGTCGTACGGAAATCGATTCCGTGGACATGGTTTACTCCGGCGTCCAGTACGTCTGACAGCAAACCTTCGAACTGGCTTATGTTCTTCAAGCGCACCACGATCGAACGTCGCACGACGTATCCCAGCAACTGGCCGGTGACTTCCTCGTCTCGATAGTGCGGTTCGATTTGCAGGTAATCGGTCTGGATATGTTGCGGTTCGACTCCGTGTCGTCTGCAAACGGCTGTCGCCTCTTTGATGATCTTGTCGTTGGCCGCTTTCGCGGTTTTGAGAACCTTGTCGGCGGTTTGGACTCCCAGTGTCAGAACTACTTCATCCGGTATCACCCGCACATCCGCCTGGCCGCTGACCGAAATGCTTGGTGGAATCTGCTGGACTTGAGCGAACACCGCTGCAGTGCAAAGTAAGAGTATCCCCAGAACAAGCGTGCTGAACTGTCTGCCTGGCATAGGCGCCTCCGGTTCAAACTGCCCTTCAGAGAGTTCATGATTCTAGCAGCCAGAAATCCGATGAGCCGGATCGGGAAACTTCTGGTAACCATGGGTGTGACCGCCGTTATCTTGCGGTTCCCGCGCTACGCGCTATGCTGCGCTCGTAGATCGGGGTGGAAAATCACCCTGCGGATCTGCAACGGTCGCAAGCGCAATCACGCAATCGCAGACCGCGCGAAGCCACTTCGGCCTCCACGGTCATTCCGGCGACCTGGCTCGATCCGCCGGCGGGTCTTCCGCCCCGTTCGCTTCCCCTCGATTACCTTCTGGACCCCATAGTAACCATGCTCCTGGTGCCCCTCGTTATCTTGAAGCGGTCCGGGATTCGATCCATCATCCGCGCATGACATGGTGGGGGTGGAAGATGAAACCGGTGATCATTTGCTATCACTGTCGCAAACGCGTCAGTGAACAGGAGATCGCTGCGGGTCTGCACAGTCACTATGACCAGCAGGACGAACGGGCACTCGCACCCGCGACGGAATCCAAGGCCAACCCATAACTCGGTCTCGGCCTCCGCTTCCATCCCCTACCGCCAGCCAAGGGCGGCTGCACGGGTAGAACGGGTGTCATCCTGAGCGAGGTGCGCCGGGGTTTCGCGCACCGAGTCGAAGGACCTCTATTTCCAAAGCCGCTGTGGGTTCCCGCCGGAGAACGCCTACCCCAGCCCTAATCCCCCGTCCACCGCCAGCGTCTGCCCGGTGATGAACCGCGGCGCCGTGGCGAAGAACATGACCGCCGCGGCCACTTCCCCCGCTTCGCCGCTGCGTCGCATTGGAGTCTTCCTGGCCAGCCTGCGGAAAAACGCCTTGTCGCCCTCGTCCATGTCGATCATCCCGGGCGCCACGCAGTTCACCGCGACCTCTGGCGCCAGCGCCTTGGCCATCACCTGCGTCAGCATGATCAGCGCCGCCTTGGACGCGCAATAGTGCGCGTGCGTCGCCCACGGCTGCAGGCCGCCTAGCGACCCCAGATTAACGATCCTTCCTCGCCGCTCGCGCACCGTCTCGAGCGCCGCCCGGCTCACCAGGAACGCCCCGCGCGCATTGGTGGCGAAGATGTTGTCCCACTGCTGGACCGTGATCTCCTCGAACCGCGCCGTTTCGTACACCGCCGCATTGTTCACCAGCACGTCGATGCCGCGGAACTCGCGCACCACCGCGCGCACCGCTGCAATCACGCTCTTGGGCTCGCGGACATCGCAGCGCACCGACAGGCCCTGCGCCCCCGCCGCACCGACCTCCGCCAGCGTCCGCCGCGCATCCCGCTCGGAACCCAGGTACGTGATGGCGACATTCGCCCCTGCGCGCGCCGCTTCCAGCGCGATCTCCCGCCCGATGCGCCGCGCCGCCCCCGTCACCAGCACCGTCTTGCCCTTCAGTCCAGCCATGCCCGCCGATTGTAAATGGAGGCCTCTCCTCTGTGCCCGTTCCTCCCTCTCCCTGGTGTCCTCTTCTGGTGGTCGGCTTTGCACTCTCGGCGATCCCGGCGATGTCGGCGGTCCCGGCGATCTTCGTTGACTCGTTCTTTGTGGTGAGTCTTTTTCTTCCGATGCTTTAAGATTGAACCGATGGGCCACTACAAGGGACGACCGCAGGAGAAGCGTGCGCTGGACGCCTACGTCAAGCTGCTGCGTGCCGCCGAGAGCGTCACTGCACACGTCAACCGCCGCCTCGATGCCGCCGGCCTCACCGTCAGCCAGTTCGGCGTTCTTGAGGCCCTCCACCATTTGGGCCCGCTGTTCCTCTCCGACCTTGCCCGCAAGATCCTTAAGACCAGCGGCAACCTGACCATGGTGGTGGACAACCTGGAAAAGCGCGGCCTGGCCTCCCGCTGCCCGGACGCCACCGACCGCCGCTTCGTGCGCGTCTCCCTCACGCCCCGGGGGAAGAAACTCATCGCCGGCCTGTTCCCCGCCCACGCTCGGGAGATCACCCGCGCCCTCTCCGCCCTCAGCCCCGCCCAACAGGCGACCCTGGCGGCCCTCTGCCGCAAGCTGGGCCTCGCCCAAAAGCGCCCCTGAATCTATTTCAACGTTAAAGCATCTATATCCTTCGGGAGGCGAACATGATCACCATCCGTCCTGCTGGCGAACGCGGCCATTTCGACCATGGCTGGCTGAACACCTGGCATACGTTTTCCTTTGCCGACTACCACGATCCGGCGCACCACCAGTTCCGAGCCCTGCGCGTCATCAACGAAGACTTTGTGCAGCCCGGCTACGGCTTCGGCACGCACCCGCACCGCGACATGGAGATCGTCACCTACGTGCTCGAGGGCGCGCTCTCCCACAAGGACAGCATGGGCACCGGCTCCACCATCCGCCCCGGCGACGTCCAGCGCATGAGCGCCGGCACCGGCGTCCTGCACAGTGAGTACAACCATTCCAAACAGGAGCTTGTCCACCTGCTTCAGATCTGGATCTTTCCCGAGAAGAAGGAGCTCGAACCCAGCTACGAGCAGAAGACGTTCTCTCAGGACGACAAGCGCAATCGCCTGCGCCTGGTGGCCTCGCGCGACGGCCGCGACGGCTCTGTCACCATCCACCAGGACGCCAGCATCTACGCCGCCGTGCTCGACACCGGCGCCTCCGTCCGCCACCAGATCGCGCCCGGACGCCACGCCTGGGTTCAGGTCGCGCGCGGTTCGGTCACACTTAACGGAAAGACGCTGAACGCCGGCGACGGCGCCTCCGTCAGCGATGAGTCCGCTCTCCATCTCATCGGCGCGGAACCTCACCCCGCTGAGGTACTTGTCTTCGACCTTGCTTGACTACATTCCCGGCGATCTCGGCGGTCTCGGCGATTTATGACGGGCGCTCTCGCCCGTCCTTTTTCTTTGCCTGATTTGCACGGATCCGCGTCCATCCGCGGAAAGGAAGTTATCGCCCCACGACTGCGAACACCGCTGTCGGCCCCAGCAGGAAGATTGCCCCGACCACGATCGAATACGCCGCCGCCAGGCCGGTCATCCACTGGAAGGCCCGCGGCCGCTGCGCCGACACCTTGACCACCCCGGCCGCCACCGCGCATATCAGCGTATTCATCGCAATCATCCCCACGATGAAGGTGCCCAGGCCGAGCAGGCCCTTGGCCATGCCGCCCAGGTTGACCGCCAGCAGGAAGAGAAGGATCTGGCTGGGTGTCTCCGCGCCCAGGCCGTGGATCACCCCCACCGCGAAGGCCGGCGCTTTCCCGATCCCGTCACGAAAAAGTCCGTACCGCTCCACCGGAGCTCTCCTGAATGCCTTGCGCACGCGCCACGCTGCCCACAACACCGCGTTCACCAGCAGCACGATCCTGGTCCGCGGCGCATGCGCATGCCCGGCTCGCGGGACGATTGCGGTCCACAGGACGTAGAAGCCGAGCGCCAGCAGCGTCACCCCGACCACGCGCTCCATCCACGCGTCCATCCCCGCCGGCAAGGACTTCTGCAACAGGATGACCGCGGTCCCCAGCGCCGCCACCGTCGCCGCGTGCCCGGCGGCATAGAGCAGGCCCATCTTCATCGCCTGCCGCGGGCTCTTCTCCACGCTGGCGATGTCGGTGATGGCCGCGACGTGGTCGTGATCGAAGCCGTGGCGGAATCCAAGCAACGCCGCCGAGATCAGCGCCAGATCCAACGCCAATGGGGTGGGGGCAGCCATCGCGCCTGATTTTCCTCCGCCAGATTGTACCCGCCCCGCTGCCTTTGCCCGGAATGAAAAAGGGAGACGCAGACACGTCTCCCTGTCTTGACTTGAGGCTGCGGACGCCGGCGCCTAGGCGGCGTAGAACTGGGCGTTGACCTCGATGAACTGCTTCTTGTCTTCCGGCACATCGTCGAGGGCAAAGATCGAATCCGAAGTGCAGACCCCCACGCACGCGCCGCAATCGATGCAGGTCGCCGGGTCCACGTACAACTGTGTCGCTTCCGCGAACTTCGGTTCGTCCTCTTTGGGGTGGATACAGTCGACCGGACACGCGTTTACGCACAGCGAGTCCTTGATACAACCATCGGTGATGACGTAGGCCATGAAAGCTGACTCCGTAAGATGGGTTTCGGGTGAAGCCATTCCTACGGTAGCGTCCGCCCGGACCTTGCTCGGTGACGCCCGTCACGTCAATTTGTGAGGTCCGACATATCGCAGCGTGAGCGTCCGGCTCCCTTCGTGCCTTCCTTCGCGGACCTTTGTGCCCTTTGTGTTGACCCTCTTCTTGACCCCGGCGATCTCGGCGATCCCGGCGATCCCCGGATCCCCCGATCTCTACTCCTTCCAATCCGCGATGAAGATGTTCGTCTCGTGGGGCCTCGACTGGTTCCGGTTCGACGACCACACCAGCTTCTTCCCGTCCGAGCTGAACATGGGAAACCCGTCGAACGCAGGATGATAGGTCACCCGCTCCAGCCCGTTGCCGTCTTCCTTGATCAGGTACAGGTCGAATTCCATGCTGTCCGGCTTGGCCATGTTCGACGCGAAGATGATCCGCTTCCCGTCCGGATGCCAGAACGGCGCGAAGTTCGACGCCCCGTTGTGCGTGACCTGGTGTTTTCCCGAGCCATCCGCTTTCATCACCCAGATCTCCAGGTTCCCCGGCTTGATCAGCCCCTCTTTGAGCAGCAGTTTGTACTCCTCGGCCTCCAGCGCGTTTCGCGGCCGCTGCGCCCGGTACACGATCTTCTTTCCGTCCGCCGACCAGAACGGCCCGCCGTCGTACCCCAGTTCGTTGGTCAGCCGCTTCACGTGTTTGCCGTCCGCATCCATGGTGTAGATGTCGAGGTCGCCGTCGCGCGTCGAGGTGAAGACGATGTGCTTGCCGTCGCGCGTGATCGTGGCCTCCGCGTCGTAGCCCGGCGAATCGGTCAGCCGCTTCAGGTCGCTTCCATTGCGCTTCGCGGTGTAGATGTCATAGCTGCTGTAGATCGGCCACACGTATCCGTGCGAATATTCCGGCCGCGCCGGACACTCCGCTCCCGCCGCCTCCGTGGACGAGAACAGCACCCGGTCGCCCTGAGGGAAGAAGTACGAGCACGTGGTCTTGCCCTTGCCGTCGCTCACCTGCTTCGGCGTCCCGCCGCGAGCTGGCATGATGTAGATGCGATCGCAGGGCACGCCTTCGCCCGCGTGCTGGAAGATCAGCCACTTGTTGTCCGCCGAGAAATACGCTTCCGCATTCTCCCCGCCGAACGTCAACTGCTTGACGTTCTTCAGGTGCTTCTCTTCCTCGGGCGTTGTGAGCTTATTTTGCTGCGCTGATATCTCGGCGCAGAACGCAATGATTGCAACCACGATGATCCAGGTTCGCATTCCTTCGTGTCCTTTGTGGTGAGATTTCGTTCGATGGCGGCGTTCCCGGCGATGGCGGCGTTCCCGGCGATGTCGGCGATCCCGGCGATTACTTTCTCTGCGCCAGCGTGACTTTCGCCTTCACCGGCTGCCCCTCCCGCAGCACCGTGACCTCCACTTCGTCTCCGATCTTGTGCTTGCGCAGTGCAAAGGTGAAATCGTAGAGGTTCTTGATCGGCATCTCGCCGAACTGCACCAGGATGTCGCCCGCCTTGAATCCCGCCTTGGCCGCCGGCGACCCCGGCGTCACGTCGGCGAATTTCACTCCGTTCGCGGTCTCGCCGAAATCCGGCACCGACCCGAACCACGGCCCATAGCCGCCCGCGCCCCCGCCCATCGGCGCCGACTCCATCTCCACCTTCACGAACTGCGGCCGCTCTGCCGCGTTGTCCACTCCGGTCGCGATCTCCTCGACCATGTCCACGACCTTCGCAGCCGCCTCGCTGTCGATCTTCTCCCACGTGTCCGACGGCTTGTGATAGTCCGAGTGCAGCCCCGAAAACACGAACAGAACCGGGATCCTCTTGGGCAGGAACGACGTGTGATCGCTGGCCGCGTATCCGCCCTGCGAGATCTCCGCCGTCAGCCCCTGGTCCTTCGCCGCTTTCTCCACCAGCGGCCGGAACGTGGACCCGGTGCCCACTCCGCCCACGTAGATCTTCAGGTTCTTCGGCCGCCCGATCATGTCCAGGTTGATCATCGCGACCGCTTTTTCCAGCGGGCGTGTCGGCTCCTTCACCCAGTCTGCGGATCCCAGCAGCCCGATCTCTTCTCCTGCGAACGACATGAACATCACGCCGCGCTCCAGCTTCCCTTTCTGCGGCGCCAGCAATCTTGCCAGCTCCAGCACGCCCGCCGTGCCCGACGCATTGTCATCCGCCCCCGGATGCAGCTTCCCGACCTGCGACGGCGCCAGCGAGCTTGCGTTCCCGTACCCCAGGTGGTCGTAGTGCGCCCCCAGGATCACGTACTCGTCCGTCTTCCCCGGCAGGTAGGCCAGGATATTGTTCACCGTCGCGTGCGTGCGCTCGATGTCCACCGCCAGCGTCGCCTGCACGCCGGGGGGAAACGCGAACGACTGCGGCTTGCCGTCCTTGTCGATCGCCCCCTGCACTTCGCTCAGCGACTTCCCCGCCGCCTTGAACCACTCGTCCGCGGCCGCGTTCTTTACCTGCACGATGGGGATGCCGGCATCCTCCGGCCCGGCCAGGCTGCCGAAGCGCACCAGCGCGTCTTCTTCCTTGGGATCGAGTTTGCCGTTCACCAGCAGCACCGCCTTGGCGCCGTGCATCTTGGCGTTGATTGCCTTGGTGATCAGGTGCGAGTGCTGCGTCTTGCCCTGCCCCCCGCTCTTCTGCCCGAACAGCGTCGGCTCGTAGCGCAGCACCACCACGATCCTGTCCTTCACGTCGAAGTGCATGTAATCGTCGTAGCCGAACTCGTCCGCCGACGCCCCGTAGCCCGCGAACACCAGCGGCCCGCTCACCGTCCCCACCGACGAGAAGCTCAGCGGGATGTAATCCTGCTCCAGCTTGAGCGGCCATTCCTTTCCGTTCTCTTTCACCACCAGGTGGTTCTTGCCCTTGAGCTTCGCGCCCGTCGTGACCGTGAAGGGCTGCCGATAGCTGCCGTCCACCCCCGCCGGTTCCAGCCCCAGCCGCTTGAATTCCTTCTCGATGTACTTGGCCGCGCGCGACAGTCCCTTCGTCCCGTCGCCCCGCCCTTCCATCTTCGCCTCGGTCAGCACCTTCACGTCTTCGATGTAGCGTTTGGGGCTTGCCTGCTCCCCCGCCCACGCGGCCGACAGCAGAAGAAGAATGAGTGGAATGACCAGGCGGACGATGCGCGGGCGACGGGGCCGCAATGCCATCCGCCGCTCCCCGTTTCCGGCTCTTTCAGGCCAGGGACTTGCGACCAAAGACCAACGACCAGCTATGAGGGCCATGACTTCCTCGGGCAACCCGCCATCCTAGGTTCCCCGCTGGTCGAAGTCAAAGCGATCTGCTCACGCACGGAAGGGGAGGTGTTTACTGGCGTCATCCTGAGCGAGGCTGCGCCCTGCGCAGCCGA
This genomic stretch from Terriglobia bacterium harbors:
- a CDS encoding SIMPL domain-containing protein; this encodes MPGRQFSTLVLGILLLCTAAVFAQVQQIPPSISVSGQADVRVIPDEVVLTLGVQTADKVLKTAKAANDKIIKEATAVCRRHGVEPQHIQTDYLQIEPHYRDEEVTGQLLGYVVRRSIVVRLKNISQFEGLLSDVLDAGVNHVHGIDFRTTEMRKYRDQARTLAIKAAKEKADALATDAGRTVGKVLTISEGGQGWWSGYGAWWGSRGGYMSQNVIQNSGPGPSPESGNLAPGQISVSASVSMTFALE
- a CDS encoding SDR family oxidoreductase, giving the protein MAGLKGKTVLVTGAARRIGREIALEAARAGANVAITYLGSERDARRTLAEVGAAGAQGLSVRCDVREPKSVIAAVRAVVREFRGIDVLVNNAAVYETARFEEITVQQWDNIFATNARGAFLVSRAALETVRERRGRIVNLGSLGGLQPWATHAHYCASKAALIMLTQVMAKALAPEVAVNCVAPGMIDMDEGDKAFFRRLARKTPMRRSGEAGEVAAAVMFFATAPRFITGQTLAVDGGLGLG
- a CDS encoding MarR family transcriptional regulator, yielding MGHYKGRPQEKRALDAYVKLLRAAESVTAHVNRRLDAAGLTVSQFGVLEALHHLGPLFLSDLARKILKTSGNLTMVVDNLEKRGLASRCPDATDRRFVRVSLTPRGKKLIAGLFPAHAREITRALSALSPAQQATLAALCRKLGLAQKRP
- a CDS encoding pirin family protein gives rise to the protein MITIRPAGERGHFDHGWLNTWHTFSFADYHDPAHHQFRALRVINEDFVQPGYGFGTHPHRDMEIVTYVLEGALSHKDSMGTGSTIRPGDVQRMSAGTGVLHSEYNHSKQELVHLLQIWIFPEKKELEPSYEQKTFSQDDKRNRLRLVASRDGRDGSVTIHQDASIYAAVLDTGASVRHQIAPGRHAWVQVARGSVTLNGKTLNAGDGASVSDESALHLIGAEPHPAEVLVFDLA
- a CDS encoding 4Fe-4S binding protein is translated as MAYVITDGCIKDSLCVNACPVDCIHPKEDEPKFAEATQLYVDPATCIDCGACVGVCTSDSIFALDDVPEDKKQFIEVNAQFYAA
- a CDS encoding M20/M25/M40 family metallo-hydrolase, with translation MALRPRRPRIVRLVIPLILLLLSAAWAGEQASPKRYIEDVKVLTEAKMEGRGDGTKGLSRAAKYIEKEFKRLGLEPAGVDGSYRQPFTVTTGAKLKGKNHLVVKENGKEWPLKLEQDYIPLSFSSVGTVSGPLVFAGYGASADEFGYDDYMHFDVKDRIVVVLRYEPTLFGQKSGGQGKTQHSHLITKAINAKMHGAKAVLLVNGKLDPKEEDALVRFGSLAGPEDAGIPIVQVKNAAADEWFKAAGKSLSEVQGAIDKDGKPQSFAFPPGVQATLAVDIERTHATVNNILAYLPGKTDEYVILGAHYDHLGYGNASSLAPSQVGKLHPGADDNASGTAGVLELARLLAPQKGKLERGVMFMSFAGEEIGLLGSADWVKEPTRPLEKAVAMINLDMIGRPKNLKIYVGGVGTGSTFRPLVEKAAKDQGLTAEISQGGYAASDHTSFLPKRIPVLFVFSGLHSDYHKPSDTWEKIDSEAAAKVVDMVEEIATGVDNAAERPQFVKVEMESAPMGGGAGGYGPWFGSVPDFGETANGVKFADVTPGSPAAKAGFKAGDILVQFGEMPIKNLYDFTFALRKHKIGDEVEVTVLREGQPVKAKVTLAQRK